The nucleotide window GGCGTGCGGGTTCAGGTTCTTTCCAGTTTTACGGATGCACCGGGTACACTGGTGGTTGATGAGGATGAGATCGTGGAAAAACAAGTCGTCAGCGGCATTGCCTATGCCAACAATGAAGCAAGGATAACTTTGGTGGGTGTGGACAATACACCGGGCATCGCTGGCGATGTCTTCAGTCCGCTTGCCGAGGGCAACATCAATGTGGATATGATCATCCAGAATGAGTCCGAGGACGGCCAGAAAACCGATATTACCTTTACCGTTCCCCAGGGGGATGTGGATAAGGCCAGAAAGATCCTGGAAAATGCACCGGATATTAAATATGAACGGCTTATTACAGATGCCGATGTTGTCAAGATTTCCGTAATCGGCGTTGGCATGCGGTCCCATGCGGGCGTTGCCGCGACCATGTTCCAGACCCTGGCCGACAAAGGCATCAATATTCAGGTGATTTCGACATCCGAGATCAAGATCAGCGTTCTGATTGATTCTGAGTATACCGAACTTGCGGTCCGGGCACTTCACACAGCCTACGGCCTTGATGGCGAATAAAGACTGAACAGTATACCTGGCGGGGGCAAAAAAGATGAGCAATAACGGACTCGAGCGCTTAAACGAGCTTTGGAAACAGGGAAGGGAATTCCTTGGGACCGAATATGCCATTCTTGGCGGCGCCATGAGCTGGGTGTCTGAGCGCAATCTGGTTTCGGCCCTGTCGAATGCGGGCGGTTTTGGCGTCATTGCCTGCGGCAGTATGACCCCGGATCTTCTCGATGCCGAGATTGCCGCAACCAGGGCCATGACCGACAAGCCGTTCGGGGTCAACCTGATCACCATGCATCCGGCCCTTGACGAACTGATCGATGTGACACTTCAGCATCAGGTGGGACATGTGGTTCTGGCCGGGGGTATTCCGCCGGGTGGCGCCATTCAGAAAATCAAGGACGGCGGCGCCAGGGTGATTTGTTTTGCGCCGGCGCTTGTGCTGTCCAAGAAACTGGTCCGTTCCGGCGTCGATGCGCTGGTGGTCGAAGGATCCGAGGCCGGCGGCCATATCGGTCCGGTGTCCACCTCTATTCTGGTTCAGGAAATCCTGCCCTATATAAGTGAAGTACCCGTGTTCGTGGCGGGCGGGATCGCTCGCGGGGAAACCATTGCAGCTTATCTGGAAATGGGTGCGGCCGGAGTCCAGCTCGGCACCCGGTTTGTCTGTGCTGCGGAATCAATCGCTCACGACAATTTCAAACAGGCCTTTATTAAAGGTAACGCAAGGGATGCGGTCGCGTCTGTGCAGCTTGATCCCCGTTTTCCGGTCATTCCTGTCCGGGCGCTGAAGAACGAAGCCACAGAAGATTTTATGAAAACCCAGCAGGATGTGATAAACAGATACCAGGCGGGTGATCTGGATATGAAGGAAGCCCAGCTGGCTATTGAGCATTACTGGGCGGGGGCATTGAAAAAAGCAGTAATTGATGGAGATGTCCAGGGAGGCTCCATCATGGCCGGGCAGAGTGTAGGGATGGTAAAAAGCATACAGCCAGCGAGGGAAATCATCGAAGAGCTTGTTCATCAGGCCGCATCACATCTGGCAATTAAATAATACATTCCCATATAATTTGAGAACCGGATCAGACCCATCCGGTTCTCGGGCAATGGCAAAGGAGGGCATATGACCCCCGCAAGCAGTGCACCGCGTCTTTTGATAAGACGGTTACACCAGATTATGGCTGGCACCGGCAATGCCGAAGTGCGCCTGAATCAGCTGGTGCGCCTGATCGCGGGGAATATGGTCTCGGAAGTTTGTTCTGTTTATTTCCTGCGCGGCGGGGAAATGCTTGAGCTGTTTGCCACCGAAGGCCTCAAGGAAACGGCGATTCATACCACTAGGCTGCATGTGGGTGAAGGCTTGGTGGGGCATGTGGCCGCCACTGGTATCCCGCTCAACCTGGCTAATGCCCAGAACCATCCAAAATTCGTTTACCGCCCGGAAACAGGTGAGGAAATTTATCATTCCTTCCTCGGGGTGCCGATTCTCAGGGCCGGCAATGTGGCCGGCGTGCTGGTTATCCAGAACAAAACCCTGCGGCAATATTCAGAAGAAGAGGTGGAAGTTCTGCAGACCGTGGCCATGGTTCTGGCGGAACTGGTGGCCGGCGGCGAACTTTTTGATCCGCTTGAGCAACCGGAAGGCACCCTGGAACGGGCAGCGACGCCAAGCTTTGAAGGGGTCGTCTTTTCCGAGGGCCTGGCGGAAGGACAGGCCGTCCTGCACGAGCCCAAGGTAGAGGTCAAACATCACCTGTCCAGCAATTCCGGGGAGGAACTGAAACGGCTGGATGCGGCCCTGGAAAGCCTGATCGGCCAGATCGACGACATGATGTCAGCGGAGGATTTCCGGCATCATGGCGAACATCGCGAGATCCTGGATGTGTACAAGATGTTTGCCCGGGACAAGGGCTGGAAGGCCAAGATTTCCGAAGTCATTGAGACTGGCCTGACGGCTGAAGCAGCGGTGGAACGTATCCAGACGGATAATCGCAGCCGCATGCAACAGACGGATGACCCCTACCTGAGGGAACGGCTCAGCGATCTGGATGACCTGTCCAATCGCCTGATCCGTCATCTTGTTGGCAAATCCGGCACTGCGGCGGCCGACAACCTGCCGGATAACGTGATCCTGGTAGCCCAGAACATGGGACCGGCTGAACTTCTGGATTATGACAGGGACAAGCTTCAGGCGGTTATCTTGCAGCAGGGGGCGGCAACCGCCCATGTCGCCATCGTTGCCCGGGCCCTTGGCATCCCGATGGTGGGTCAGGTAGAGGAAGCTTTGCTGCATGTGCAGGAAGGCGAAAAAGTCATCGTGGATGGCGTCGAGGGCATTGTTTATTTTTCCCCGCTGCCGGAAATTCTGCAAAGCTATCAGGACAATATAAAAAGCCGGGCCGAACTGCTGGCCAGCTACGAGGCCCTCAGGGACAAAAGGGCCGTTACCCTGGACGGCGTGGAAATCGATCTGTTTATCAATGCCGGCCTCACGGTTGACATGGACGGCCTGCAGCGAACCGGCGCCAAGGGGGTTGGATTGTTCCGGACCGAATTCCAGTTCATGGTCAGTGCGACCATGCCCAAGGTGGATATCCAGGCGGAATTCTACAAATCCATTCTGGATATGGCGGGGGACAAGCCGGTGATTTTCCGGACACTTGATATCGGTGGTGACAAGCCGGTGTCTTTTCTGAAACGCGATGAGGAAGCCAATCCGGCACTGGGATGGCGGGCCATGCGCATCTCCCTCGACCGGCCGGCGCTATTGCGGTATCAGCTGCGCGCCCTTTTTCTGGCGGCCGAAGGACGGGATATCAATATCATGTTCCCGATGATTGCGGATGTAAGCGAATTTAAGGCGGCCCGGTCGATTCTGGACAAGGAGCTTGGCTGGCTCGACCGGTTCGGCAAGAAAAAGCCTCAAACCGTCAAGGTGGGAACCATGCTGGAAGTCCCGTCTTTGCTGTGGCAGCTGGATACCTTGCTGCCGCTGGTGGATTTTGTCTCCATCGGCAGCAACGACCTGATGCAGTTCTTCTTTGCCTGCGACCGGGAAAACCCGAAACTCGCCGATCGTTACGATCCGTTGTCGCCGCCCGCCCTCAGCATGATGAAATTTATCATCGACAAATGTGGCGAATATGATGTGCCGGTGACTCTGTGCGGAGAACTCGGCGGCAAGCCTCTTGCGGCGCTGGGATTGCTTGGTGTCGGCCTGAAACGGTTGTCAATAGCGCCGGCATCAGTGGGGCCGGTCAAGATGATGATCCGCAGTCTGCACCTTGGTCAGCTGCAGGAATATATGCAGGGTTTGCTGAGTCGTTCAGATCATTCAGTCCGCAACGACATTCTGACATTTGCCAAGGACCACGGCATCGAAATCAAGTAATTTTAGTTAAATCTGACCGGAAATCATGTTTCAGGCCGGGGAGTTGCACTTTTTTATTGACTCTCAACATTAATCCACGCTTCACTTTCGGGATATCCCTTAACAAACAGTTAACAAATTGAGGGAATAAAGAAAATAGATATAAAATTAACCAAATAATAAGTCGGGCAGGCTATTATTTATATCGGTTTTCAAAGGGGTGGCATTCCTACACCGGGAACGACAAGTCAAGAAGCCCTCCGTTGCTGACCGGCGACGGGGTTGTAAATTTGATTGGATAGAATGGTGGTTATGACAGGGGAAGAACAAATTACAACAGGACCAGGGGAAAGAAATAACCCTGATGTAGGCAGCCTGTTGTCTGATGCCCGGAAGTCCCGCGGGCTGATCGATCTGGGACAGGTGGCAAGGGACTTGTGCATCCGGCCACATCTTCTTGAGGCACTGGAACAGAATAATTTCTTGGCTTTTCCGACAGCCTGTTACGCCAGCGGCTTTCTTAAAAGCTATGCGACCTATCTGGGCCTTGACGCGGCGTCGATTGTCAGCCAGTTCAAGGCTGAATATAAAGGCGCTTCAGAAAAAGTGGAACTGGTATTTCCGGAAGTGCCGCAGCGTGCGGCTCTGCCGCGAAATATTGCCGCATCCATCGGCGGCCTTTCGCTGGTTATTATGCTCGGTGTCGGGATGACCTTTGGCGATGATACGGTCCGGCAGGAGCTGATCGCTCTTGAGGATCTGGGTCATCTGACCATGGCATCAGCCTCAGCACCCGAGGCCAGTCGTCAAACAGTTGCGGCGGGCACAGAGCCTGCCCCGGTGGCGGAAGTTGTCGAAGCAAAGGTCGAAGAGGGTCCGAAATTTACCCTGGTTCAGCAGGCAACGGCTCATACCGGTGATGTGGACCAGAAAGATGTGCAGGCAACAGCGGTGGTCAGTGACCGTATCCGTTTGACCGCGGCATCCGACATTTGGGTCAGGATCTCCGGCCCTGAAGGTGAAATCCTGTTCGACCGGGTCGTGCAACAGGGCGAGGAGTTTTTCGCGCCTGATCGCAAGGGATTAACCCTGATGACCAGCAATGCGTCTGCCCTGTCTTTGTTTGTGGGAGACGTGGCCATCTCACCGCTGGGGGACTATGGACAGATCGTGACGGAGCTGGCTCTGGACCAGAAAAGGCTGTTGCAGAAGACGGCATTGCTCACGCCTTAACCAAAAAAAGTCGAAAGCTTACCCTATGGCGGCCCTTTCTCCTTGAAATCGGGCCGCTTTTTGCGCATGTTTAGGCCGAATTTGACAAAGCCTGCCCAACGCGCAGGATAATGGCCGGATAAATGACATGAGTGTACGTCCCTATCGCGATATATTACGCCGGAAGAGCCGCCAGGTTATGGTGGGTGATGTGCCTGTTGGCGGAGATGCGCCGATTTCGGTTCAGAGCATGACCAACACCCTGACTCATGACGTCGAAGCGACCATGAACCAGATCCGGGCTCTGGAAGAAGCAGGCGCCGACATTGTCCGTGTATCCTGTCCTGATGTGGAAAGCACGGCGGCCCTGAAGGAAATCGTGCGCCAGTCGACCGTGCCGATCGTGGCCGATATTCATTTTCATTACAAACGGGCGATCGAGGCAGCGGAAGCCGGCGCCGCCTGCCTGCGCATCAATCCGGGCAATATCGGCTCGGCGGCGCGGGTTCGGGATGTGGTTCAGGCGGCCAAGGATCATGGCTGCAGCATGCGCATCGGGGTCAATGCGGGGTCTCTGGAAAAACATCTTCTGGAACAGTTTGGCGAACCCTGCCCCGAAGCGATGGTGCAAAGCGCCCTCGAACACGCAAAGATCCTTGAAGACAATGATTTCCGGGAATTCAAGATCAGTGTGAAAGCGTCTGATGTGTTTCTGGCGGTTGCCGCCTATCAGGGGCTGGCGGAGGCTTGCGATTATCCGCTTCATCTGGGCATTACAGAAGCTGGCGGCTTGCGCGGCGGAACGGTGAAATCCTCCATCGGCATGGGCATGCTGCTGTGGTCCGGGATTGGCGATACCATCCGGGTGTCCCTGTCAGCGGACCCGGTGGAGGAAATCAAGGTCGGATTCGAAATGCTGAAAAGCCTCGACCTGCGGCATCGGGGGGTGCGGATTGTATCCTGCCCGTCCTGTGCGCGTCAGGCTTTTCCGGTGATCAAAACCGTGGAAACCCTGGAAAAAAGGCTGGAGCATATCTCCACACCCTTGAGCCTCAGCATCATTGGTTGTGTGGTCAATGGCCCGGGGGAAGCCCGGGAGACGGATATCGGCCTGACCGGTGGCGGTAATGGCAATCATATGGTTTACCTGTCCGGGGTGACCGATCATAAAATTGACGATGACCATATTGTGGATCATATCGTCGAACTGGTAGAACAAAAAGCTGCGGAACTGGAAGCGGAAAAAGAACAAGGCGTTTCTGTCGAGCAGGCATCTTAAAAATCAAGGAGAATACAGGTGGCGCGTCTCCAGCCGGTGCGCGGGACTCACGACATATTAGGTGATCAGGCCCGCGCCTTTCGATATATTACGGATTGTTTCATCAAAGTGGCGGAACGCTATGGCCATGAGGAAATTTCCACGCCGATTTTTGAATTTACCGAAGTTTTCAAGCGGACGCTCGGCGAAACTTCCGATGTTGTGTCCAAGGAAATGTACACTTTCGAGGACCGGGGCGGGGAAAGCCTGACCCTGCGGCCGGAATATACAGCCGGTATTGCCCGTGCGTTTATTTCCGGCGGTCTGCAGCAGGATCTGCCGCTCAAATTCTACGGCTACGGCCCCATGTTCCGTTACGAGAGGCCGCAAAAGGGCCGGATGCGCCAGTTCCACCAGATTGATGTTGAGATCCTGGGTGTACCGGAACCGCAGGCGGATATCGAACTGCTGGCGCTGGCGGTGGATCTTCTGACCGAACTCGGCCTGATGGAACATATCACCCTGGAAATCAATTCTCTGGGTGATGTGGAAAGTCGCCATGCTTATCGGGACGCCCTGGTGGCCTATTTCTCTGATCACAAGGACCGGCTCAGTGAAGACAGCCTTGGCCGGCTGGAAAAAAACCCGCTTCGAATTCTGGACAGCAAGGATGAAGGAGACCGGGAACTGGTGGCCGGTGCGCCGGTGTTGCAGGATTATTTCAACGACACCTCTGCCGACTTCTTCCGTCAGGTCTGTGATGGGCTTGATGTCCTGGGAATCAGCTATGTGGTTAATCCCCGGCTCGTGCGCGGCCTTGATTATTACAGCCATACGGCGTTTGAATTTACCACCGACCAGCTTGGCGCCCAGGGTACCGTCCTGGCCGGCGGGCGCTATGACGGACTGATTGAAATCATGGGCGGACCGCCAACGGCCGGGATCGGCTGGGCCGCCGGAATTGAACGCCTTGCAGAAATGGTTTCCGGCAACCATATACCGCAAGTCATGCGTCCCGTGTCCATTGTGCCGGTTGGCGCGGACGCCCAGAGTGCAGCCCTGAAACTTGCCCGGGATTTGCGCCATGACGGCTATAATGTCGACATGGGTTATCGGGGCAATGTAGGTAAACGCATGAAACGGGCCAACAAGCTGGACAGCGCGGTTGCCGTTCTGATGGGCAGTGATGAACTTGCCCGGGGCAAAGTCACTGTCAAGGATCTGGACGAAGGATCGCAAGCGGAAATTGATCTGGAACGGGTTTCGGACCATCTGATGCAATATCGCTAGCCTGTTTTTCTTGACCGACCCGAAGACCAAGGAAAAACAGGATAAGAAGACCATGATACCACAGGAAAAACTGAACCAGCTGATCACCCGTCATGAGGAACTGGAACATCTTATGTCAGGCGGCGGCGATCTTGGTTCTGACGATTTTGTCAGAATCTCCCGCGAGTATAGTGACCTGACGCCGATTGTGAAAACGGCACGGGAATATATTTCCCTGCTGCAGGAAATCAGCGATCTGAAGGATATGCTCAATGATCCTGACACCGATGCGGAAATGCGGGAACTGGCGGAACTGGAGCTGCCGGAACTGAACGGGAAACTGCCCGAGCTTGAGCATCAGGTGCAGCTTCTGCTGTTGCCCAAGGATATTGACGATGACAAGAATGCCCTGCTCGAGATCCGGGCCGGTACCGGTGGCGATGAAGCGGCGCTGTTTGCCGGTGACCTGTTTCGGATGTATCAGCGTTATGCCCAGGCCCAGGGCTGGCAATATGAAGTGGTGAACGCCTCCGAAAGTGATGTGGGCGGTTTCAAGGAAGTTGTGGTGAATGTGAGCGGCAAGGGAGTCTTTGCCAGGCTGAAATATGAATCCGGGGTGCATCGGGTGCAGCGGGTGCCGGAAACC belongs to Emcibacter sp. and includes:
- a CDS encoding nitronate monooxygenase; amino-acid sequence: MSNNGLERLNELWKQGREFLGTEYAILGGAMSWVSERNLVSALSNAGGFGVIACGSMTPDLLDAEIAATRAMTDKPFGVNLITMHPALDELIDVTLQHQVGHVVLAGGIPPGGAIQKIKDGGARVICFAPALVLSKKLVRSGVDALVVEGSEAGGHIGPVSTSILVQEILPYISEVPVFVAGGIARGETIAAYLEMGAAGVQLGTRFVCAAESIAHDNFKQAFIKGNARDAVASVQLDPRFPVIPVRALKNEATEDFMKTQQDVINRYQAGDLDMKEAQLAIEHYWAGALKKAVIDGDVQGGSIMAGQSVGMVKSIQPAREIIEELVHQAASHLAIK
- the ptsP gene encoding phosphoenolpyruvate--protein phosphotransferase, which gives rise to MTPASSAPRLLIRRLHQIMAGTGNAEVRLNQLVRLIAGNMVSEVCSVYFLRGGEMLELFATEGLKETAIHTTRLHVGEGLVGHVAATGIPLNLANAQNHPKFVYRPETGEEIYHSFLGVPILRAGNVAGVLVIQNKTLRQYSEEEVEVLQTVAMVLAELVAGGELFDPLEQPEGTLERAATPSFEGVVFSEGLAEGQAVLHEPKVEVKHHLSSNSGEELKRLDAALESLIGQIDDMMSAEDFRHHGEHREILDVYKMFARDKGWKAKISEVIETGLTAEAAVERIQTDNRSRMQQTDDPYLRERLSDLDDLSNRLIRHLVGKSGTAAADNLPDNVILVAQNMGPAELLDYDRDKLQAVILQQGAATAHVAIVARALGIPMVGQVEEALLHVQEGEKVIVDGVEGIVYFSPLPEILQSYQDNIKSRAELLASYEALRDKRAVTLDGVEIDLFINAGLTVDMDGLQRTGAKGVGLFRTEFQFMVSATMPKVDIQAEFYKSILDMAGDKPVIFRTLDIGGDKPVSFLKRDEEANPALGWRAMRISLDRPALLRYQLRALFLAAEGRDINIMFPMIADVSEFKAARSILDKELGWLDRFGKKKPQTVKVGTMLEVPSLLWQLDTLLPLVDFVSIGSNDLMQFFFACDRENPKLADRYDPLSPPALSMMKFIIDKCGEYDVPVTLCGELGGKPLAALGLLGVGLKRLSIAPASVGPVKMMIRSLHLGQLQEYMQGLLSRSDHSVRNDILTFAKDHGIEIK
- a CDS encoding helix-turn-helix domain-containing protein; this encodes MVVMTGEEQITTGPGERNNPDVGSLLSDARKSRGLIDLGQVARDLCIRPHLLEALEQNNFLAFPTACYASGFLKSYATYLGLDAASIVSQFKAEYKGASEKVELVFPEVPQRAALPRNIAASIGGLSLVIMLGVGMTFGDDTVRQELIALEDLGHLTMASASAPEASRQTVAAGTEPAPVAEVVEAKVEEGPKFTLVQQATAHTGDVDQKDVQATAVVSDRIRLTAASDIWVRISGPEGEILFDRVVQQGEEFFAPDRKGLTLMTSNASALSLFVGDVAISPLGDYGQIVTELALDQKRLLQKTALLTP
- the ispG gene encoding flavodoxin-dependent (E)-4-hydroxy-3-methylbut-2-enyl-diphosphate synthase: MSVRPYRDILRRKSRQVMVGDVPVGGDAPISVQSMTNTLTHDVEATMNQIRALEEAGADIVRVSCPDVESTAALKEIVRQSTVPIVADIHFHYKRAIEAAEAGAACLRINPGNIGSAARVRDVVQAAKDHGCSMRIGVNAGSLEKHLLEQFGEPCPEAMVQSALEHAKILEDNDFREFKISVKASDVFLAVAAYQGLAEACDYPLHLGITEAGGLRGGTVKSSIGMGMLLWSGIGDTIRVSLSADPVEEIKVGFEMLKSLDLRHRGVRIVSCPSCARQAFPVIKTVETLEKRLEHISTPLSLSIIGCVVNGPGEARETDIGLTGGGNGNHMVYLSGVTDHKIDDDHIVDHIVELVEQKAAELEAEKEQGVSVEQAS
- the hisS gene encoding histidine--tRNA ligase, whose translation is MARLQPVRGTHDILGDQARAFRYITDCFIKVAERYGHEEISTPIFEFTEVFKRTLGETSDVVSKEMYTFEDRGGESLTLRPEYTAGIARAFISGGLQQDLPLKFYGYGPMFRYERPQKGRMRQFHQIDVEILGVPEPQADIELLALAVDLLTELGLMEHITLEINSLGDVESRHAYRDALVAYFSDHKDRLSEDSLGRLEKNPLRILDSKDEGDRELVAGAPVLQDYFNDTSADFFRQVCDGLDVLGISYVVNPRLVRGLDYYSHTAFEFTTDQLGAQGTVLAGGRYDGLIEIMGGPPTAGIGWAAGIERLAEMVSGNHIPQVMRPVSIVPVGADAQSAALKLARDLRHDGYNVDMGYRGNVGKRMKRANKLDSAVAVLMGSDELARGKVTVKDLDEGSQAEIDLERVSDHLMQYR
- the prfA gene encoding peptide chain release factor 1, coding for MIPQEKLNQLITRHEELEHLMSGGGDLGSDDFVRISREYSDLTPIVKTAREYISLLQEISDLKDMLNDPDTDAEMRELAELELPELNGKLPELEHQVQLLLLPKDIDDDKNALLEIRAGTGGDEAALFAGDLFRMYQRYAQAQGWQYEVVNASESDVGGFKEVVVNVSGKGVFARLKYESGVHRVQRVPETETGGRIHTSAATVAVMPEVEDVDIQIDDKDLRIDVFRASGPGGQSVNTTDSAVRITHIPTGIVVSQQDEKSQHKNKAKAMKVLMARIYDAERAKRDAERAADRKSQIGSGDRSERIRTYNFPQGRVTDHRINLTLYKLEQILAGEGLEEVISALITEDQAAKLAEMQL